In Aggregicoccus sp. 17bor-14, the following are encoded in one genomic region:
- a CDS encoding amidohydrolase family protein — MLALLLAATLAATPPPDLYVEAGQLLDGKGAPRSHVTLRVRDGKVAEVGADLPIPAGARVIDLGNRTVLPGLVDAHTHIALHAGDYDGQVLRETPELRTLWAAANARKTLESGITTLRDLGNEGSGFADVALRDAVEKGLVPGPRIVAAIRPITSTGAYGLTGYSPYLAVPPLSTSADGVGEVRKEVRRLLSQGADVVKIYMESYEKHELRHDILTGAMNYSREELSALVEEAHRGHVKVAAHTYSDAAARLAIDVGVDSIEHGLYLSEATFRLMAQKGIFYVPTLLVYEMWRDGEIFAPVSPEQRTKLTNTVKEHTLSFQRALKTPVRIAFGSDTFELPGTNARELELMVKYGMRPLDALRAGTAGSAELVGLSERIGTLEPGKAADLIAVDGNPLEDMKALRRVVFVMKAGEVYLQQP, encoded by the coding sequence ATGCTCGCCCTCCTCCTCGCCGCGACCCTCGCCGCCACTCCCCCGCCCGACCTCTACGTGGAGGCCGGCCAGCTGCTGGACGGCAAGGGCGCGCCGCGCTCGCACGTGACGCTGCGGGTGCGCGACGGGAAGGTGGCCGAGGTCGGCGCGGACCTGCCCATCCCGGCCGGCGCGCGCGTCATCGACCTCGGCAACCGCACGGTGCTGCCGGGGCTGGTGGACGCGCACACGCACATCGCGCTGCACGCGGGCGACTACGACGGCCAGGTGCTGCGCGAGACGCCGGAGCTGCGCACGCTGTGGGCCGCGGCCAACGCGCGCAAGACGCTGGAGAGCGGCATCACCACCCTGCGCGACCTGGGCAACGAGGGCTCGGGCTTCGCGGACGTGGCGCTGCGCGACGCGGTCGAGAAGGGGCTGGTACCCGGCCCGCGCATCGTGGCGGCCATCCGCCCCATCACCAGCACCGGGGCCTACGGGCTCACCGGCTACTCGCCGTACCTCGCCGTGCCGCCGCTCTCCACCAGCGCGGACGGCGTGGGCGAGGTGCGCAAGGAGGTGCGCCGGCTGCTCTCGCAAGGGGCGGACGTGGTGAAGATCTACATGGAGTCCTACGAGAAGCACGAGCTGCGCCACGACATCCTCACCGGGGCGATGAACTACTCGCGCGAGGAGCTGTCGGCGCTGGTGGAGGAGGCGCACCGCGGGCACGTGAAGGTGGCCGCGCACACCTACAGCGACGCGGCGGCGCGCCTCGCCATCGACGTGGGGGTGGACTCCATCGAGCACGGGCTCTACCTCAGCGAGGCGACCTTCCGGCTGATGGCGCAGAAGGGGATTTTCTACGTGCCCACGCTGCTCGTGTACGAGATGTGGCGCGACGGGGAGATCTTCGCGCCCGTGTCCCCCGAGCAGCGCACGAAGCTGACCAACACGGTGAAGGAGCACACGCTGAGCTTCCAGCGCGCGCTGAAGACGCCGGTGCGCATCGCCTTCGGCAGCGACACCTTCGAGCTGCCCGGCACCAACGCGCGCGAGCTGGAGCTGATGGTGAAGTACGGCATGCGCCCGCTGGACGCGCTGCGCGCGGGCACCGCCGGCTCCGCGGAGCTGGTCGGGCTCTCCGAGCGCATCGGCACGCTGGAGCCGGGCAAGGCGGCGGACCTCATCGCGGTGGACGGCAACCCGCTCGAGGACATGAAGGCGCTGCGGCGCGTGGTCTTCGTGATGAAGGCGGGCGAGGTGTACCTGCAGCAGCCCTGA
- a CDS encoding DUF885 domain-containing protein, translating to MPFCRLPRACAALLLLLAAAPASAAAPAAPEPPGYTALLKLFEEWRSFVEPARVGDVPDYRPAAIARKAAGLPALRKRLEALDTRGWTRAQQVDLKLVRAEMNGLDFELRVLRPWARDPAFYATVFSEQSDTPAHEGRSALPAIELWAHAYPLPAADQGALARQLEAVAPLLVQARENLKDGDARELWLHGAGPLREQAHALAELEAGTLSVHSATGTRTASLEGATPALRAAVAHARTATEEFAHWVEAQAPRKKGPSGVGKENYTWYLRNVHLVPYTWEDEVALLRRELERAHASLRLEEYHNRALPPLEPAASPEAFAKLEQDRLEKFVRFLTRTGRVIPERPYVRAALAAQLGPWVPPDKRNFFLQVTHREPMLLLAHQYHWLDLARLRDEPHASPIRRVPSLFNIWDSRAEGFATAFEELTMQAGLYDDNPRARELVWVMLANRAARGLASLYVQANALTLVEAGQLQQHWTPRGWAPATSELTATEQLLYLRQPGYGTSYVSGKALVDRLIAQYAREHDPAPFDLREFMAQFNDAGLLPVSLLEEQLTEHPAPAGP from the coding sequence ATGCCCTTCTGCCGCCTGCCGCGTGCCTGTGCCGCCCTCCTCCTGCTCCTCGCCGCGGCGCCGGCCTCCGCGGCCGCCCCCGCGGCGCCCGAGCCTCCGGGCTACACGGCGCTGCTGAAGCTCTTCGAGGAGTGGCGCAGCTTCGTCGAGCCCGCGCGGGTGGGCGACGTGCCCGACTACCGGCCCGCTGCCATCGCCCGCAAGGCAGCAGGCCTGCCCGCGCTGCGCAAGCGCCTGGAGGCCCTGGACACGCGCGGCTGGACGCGCGCGCAGCAGGTGGACCTGAAGCTGGTGCGCGCGGAGATGAACGGGCTGGACTTCGAGCTGCGCGTGCTGCGGCCCTGGGCGCGCGACCCCGCCTTCTACGCCACCGTCTTCTCCGAGCAGAGCGACACGCCTGCGCACGAGGGGCGCTCGGCGCTGCCCGCCATCGAGCTCTGGGCGCATGCGTACCCGCTTCCGGCCGCGGACCAGGGCGCACTCGCGCGGCAGCTGGAGGCGGTGGCCCCGCTGCTCGTCCAGGCGCGCGAGAACCTGAAGGACGGCGACGCGCGCGAGCTGTGGCTGCACGGCGCGGGGCCGCTGCGCGAGCAGGCCCACGCGCTCGCGGAGCTGGAGGCGGGCACGCTCTCGGTGCACTCGGCCACCGGCACCCGCACCGCGAGCCTGGAGGGCGCGACCCCTGCCCTGCGCGCGGCCGTGGCGCACGCGCGCACGGCGACCGAGGAGTTCGCCCACTGGGTGGAGGCCCAGGCGCCGCGCAAGAAGGGCCCCTCCGGCGTGGGGAAGGAGAACTACACCTGGTACCTGCGCAACGTGCACCTCGTGCCCTACACCTGGGAGGACGAGGTGGCGCTCCTGCGGCGCGAGCTCGAGCGCGCGCACGCCTCGCTGCGGCTCGAGGAGTACCACAACCGCGCTCTGCCCCCGCTCGAGCCCGCGGCGAGCCCCGAGGCCTTCGCGAAGCTCGAGCAGGACCGGCTGGAGAAGTTCGTGCGCTTCCTCACCCGGACGGGCCGGGTCATCCCCGAGCGGCCCTACGTGCGCGCGGCGCTCGCGGCGCAGCTGGGGCCCTGGGTGCCGCCGGACAAGCGCAACTTCTTCCTCCAGGTGACGCACCGCGAGCCCATGCTGCTACTCGCGCACCAGTACCACTGGCTGGACCTCGCGCGCCTGCGCGACGAGCCCCACGCGAGCCCCATCCGCCGCGTGCCCTCGCTCTTCAACATCTGGGACAGCCGCGCGGAGGGCTTCGCCACCGCCTTCGAGGAGCTCACGATGCAGGCGGGCCTCTACGACGACAACCCGCGCGCGAGAGAGCTCGTCTGGGTGATGCTCGCGAACCGCGCCGCGCGCGGGCTTGCCTCGCTCTACGTGCAGGCCAACGCGCTGACGCTGGTAGAGGCCGGGCAGCTGCAGCAGCACTGGACCCCGCGCGGCTGGGCCCCGGCAACGAGCGAGCTGACGGCCACCGAGCAGCTGCTCTACCTGCGCCAGCCGGGCTACGGCACCAGCTACGTGTCCGGCAAGGCGCTGGTGGACCGGCTCATCGCCCAGTACGCGCGCGAGCACGACCCCGCCCCCTTCGACCTGCGCGAGTTCATGGCGCAGTTCAACGACGCGGGCCTGCTGCCCGTGAGCCTCCTGGAGGAGCAGCTCACCGAGCACCCCGCGCCCGCGGGGCCCTGA
- a CDS encoding MFS transporter, translating to MPSDSSTAPSTTAPPTSALRIRGYATFLATFMLAMMADNIEHVISYWVAFQKFHSAALGGFAVVSHWLPFLVFSVPVGALNDRFDSRRLIQAGMVLFIGASVGWGYFFATGTLQLWHAMALLTLHGCAGVLWSTSSQMLLYDIVGPASLASAVRLNATARYLGVLIGPGVGSLILRTLGPTHGIFLNTLFYLPLLLWLVRAPYGRHFRASSAPAPRRAVRGLADILHTIRDVRGLPVVGGMVLLAGAASFFVGNSYQAQMPGFAEDLGHADPGLTYTLLLGADAAGALLAGVLLEARGRWLRMTPASALGLALLWGVALATFAAMRSYPLAVAVLFVAGFLELSFSSMTQALVQLNAPDDIRGRVLGLFSMSAMGLRTFSGFTVGLLGSLTNIHLSLAVSGLAFSAVAAGLLLRLRTGAAPRAP from the coding sequence ATGCCCTCCGACAGCTCCACAGCGCCTTCGACCACCGCTCCTCCGACCAGCGCCCTGCGCATCCGCGGCTACGCCACCTTCCTCGCCACCTTCATGCTGGCGATGATGGCGGACAACATCGAGCACGTGATCAGCTACTGGGTGGCGTTCCAGAAGTTCCACTCGGCGGCGCTCGGCGGCTTCGCCGTCGTGTCGCACTGGCTGCCCTTCCTCGTCTTCTCGGTCCCGGTCGGCGCGCTCAACGATCGCTTCGACTCGCGGCGCCTCATCCAGGCGGGGATGGTGCTCTTCATCGGCGCCTCGGTGGGCTGGGGCTACTTCTTCGCCACCGGCACGCTGCAGCTCTGGCACGCCATGGCGCTGCTCACGCTGCACGGTTGCGCGGGCGTGCTGTGGAGCACCTCGAGCCAGATGCTGCTCTACGACATCGTCGGCCCGGCCTCGCTCGCCAGCGCGGTGCGCCTCAACGCCACCGCGCGCTACCTGGGCGTGCTCATCGGCCCCGGCGTGGGCAGCCTCATCCTGCGCACGCTGGGGCCCACCCACGGCATCTTCCTCAACACGCTCTTCTACCTGCCGCTGCTGCTGTGGCTCGTGCGCGCGCCCTACGGCCGCCACTTCCGCGCCAGCTCCGCGCCCGCGCCGCGCCGCGCGGTGCGCGGGCTCGCGGACATCCTGCACACCATTCGCGACGTGCGGGGGCTGCCCGTGGTGGGCGGCATGGTGCTGCTCGCGGGCGCTGCATCCTTCTTCGTGGGCAACAGCTACCAGGCCCAGATGCCCGGCTTCGCGGAGGACCTCGGCCACGCGGACCCGGGCCTCACGTACACGCTGCTGCTGGGCGCGGACGCGGCCGGGGCGCTGCTCGCGGGCGTGCTGCTGGAGGCCCGCGGGCGCTGGCTGCGGATGACGCCCGCCTCCGCCCTGGGGCTGGCGCTGCTCTGGGGCGTCGCACTCGCCACCTTCGCCGCCATGCGCTCCTATCCCCTGGCGGTCGCCGTGCTCTTCGTCGCCGGCTTCCTCGAGCTCTCCTTCAGCAGCATGACGCAGGCGCTGGTGCAGCTGAACGCCCCGGACGACATCCGGGGCCGCGTCCTCGGGCTCTTCAGCATGTCCGCGATGGGGCTGCGCACCTTCAGCGGCTTCACGGTGGGCCTGCTGGGCAGCCTCACCAACATCCACCTGTCGCTCGCGGTCTCGGGGCTCGCCTTCTCCGCTGTCGCGGCAGGGCTGCTGCTGCGCCTGCGCACAGGTGCCGCCCCGCGCGCACCCTGA
- a CDS encoding PAS domain-containing sensor histidine kinase has product MHDLAASSRLIEHLSALTDELRVTLQHQGESLAETQRRLSTLFERAPMSMQLIDRDGRTLQVNAAWKALWKIPDAIVEGFILRSYNILKDPQLEEKGIAPYFVRALQGENCHIPAALYDATEQGMEGRARWVEGFLYPVKDDAGRVEQLVLMHQDITERKEAEALILRKSAEFEAVFLHLPEPVVMASASRDIVLVNPAACALLGYAPAELVGKPLAFIQHEADGSGGAGQGEADASAPTERHYRHRTGDPILTETTTSVVRTPDGTVLGSVSLVRDIREKRRAERMMAFLSEAGNVLAASLDHPQTLSALARLAVPALGDWCIVDLLEDDGTVRRAEVVVADPAQQPLAAEVVRYAPGRDHLQHPPARALFEARPLLLPRVDPMQVAELSRGDAHARTMAATGLHSMICVPLVARTQTLGVLTLLLAGTKRSYDEKDLSYAKQLASKAAQAVENARLYQRATEAIAARDEFLGVCSHELKTPITSMKLQLQAATAQRGVGSTAATLPPALGKRLEVATRQLRRLEKLIEDMLDVSRIVSGRLTMTLEPLSVRELVADALDQMGEKFAAAGVPLSLQVEADARVQGDRLRLTQVIDNLLSNALKYGEGKPVRVRVHQEGGRSQVAVEDQGPGIAAGDRQRIFKRFERAAATRNIGGLGLGLYISRQIAEAHAGSLEVHSEPGQGARFVLELPLA; this is encoded by the coding sequence ATGCATGACCTCGCCGCCTCCTCCCGGCTCATCGAGCACCTGAGCGCGCTCACCGATGAGCTCCGGGTCACCCTCCAGCACCAGGGCGAGTCGCTCGCCGAGACCCAGCGGCGGCTGAGCACGCTCTTCGAGCGCGCGCCGATGAGCATGCAGCTCATCGACCGGGACGGCCGGACGCTGCAGGTCAACGCCGCGTGGAAGGCGCTGTGGAAGATCCCCGACGCCATCGTCGAGGGCTTCATCCTGCGCAGCTACAACATCCTGAAGGACCCCCAGCTGGAGGAGAAGGGCATCGCCCCCTACTTCGTCCGCGCGCTGCAGGGCGAGAACTGCCACATCCCGGCCGCCCTCTACGATGCGACCGAGCAGGGCATGGAGGGCCGGGCGCGCTGGGTCGAGGGCTTCCTCTACCCGGTGAAGGACGACGCCGGCCGCGTCGAGCAGCTGGTGCTGATGCACCAGGACATCACCGAGCGCAAGGAGGCCGAGGCCCTCATCCTGCGCAAGAGCGCGGAGTTCGAGGCGGTGTTCCTGCACCTGCCCGAGCCGGTGGTGATGGCCTCGGCGAGCCGGGACATCGTGCTCGTGAACCCCGCGGCGTGCGCGCTGCTGGGCTACGCCCCGGCCGAGCTCGTGGGCAAGCCGCTCGCGTTCATCCAGCACGAGGCGGACGGCTCCGGGGGCGCAGGGCAGGGGGAGGCAGACGCCTCCGCCCCCACAGAGCGCCACTACCGCCACCGCACGGGCGACCCCATCCTCACCGAGACCACCACGTCGGTGGTGCGGACCCCGGACGGCACCGTCCTCGGCTCCGTGAGCCTCGTGCGCGACATCCGGGAGAAGCGCCGCGCCGAGCGGATGATGGCCTTCCTCTCCGAGGCGGGGAACGTGCTCGCCGCGTCGCTCGACCACCCGCAGACGCTGTCCGCGCTGGCGCGACTCGCGGTGCCGGCCCTGGGGGACTGGTGCATCGTCGACCTGCTCGAGGACGACGGCACGGTGCGCCGCGCGGAGGTGGTCGTCGCGGACCCGGCGCAGCAGCCGCTCGCGGCAGAGGTCGTGCGGTACGCGCCGGGCCGGGACCACCTGCAGCATCCCCCGGCGCGGGCGCTCTTCGAGGCGAGGCCGCTGCTGCTCCCGCGCGTGGACCCCATGCAGGTCGCCGAGCTCTCGCGCGGCGATGCCCACGCGCGCACCATGGCCGCCACGGGGTTGCACTCCATGATCTGCGTCCCGCTGGTGGCGCGCACCCAGACCCTGGGCGTGCTCACGCTGTTGCTCGCGGGCACGAAGCGCAGCTACGACGAGAAGGACCTCTCTTACGCGAAGCAGCTCGCGAGCAAGGCGGCGCAGGCGGTGGAGAACGCGCGCCTGTACCAGCGGGCCACGGAGGCGATCGCCGCGCGCGACGAGTTCCTCGGCGTCTGCTCGCACGAGCTCAAGACGCCCATCACCTCGATGAAGCTGCAGCTGCAGGCGGCCACCGCGCAGAGGGGCGTCGGCAGCACCGCGGCCACCCTGCCGCCGGCGCTCGGCAAGCGGCTCGAGGTCGCGACCCGCCAGCTGCGCCGCCTGGAGAAGCTCATCGAGGACATGCTGGACGTCTCGCGCATCGTCAGCGGCCGGCTCACCATGACGCTGGAGCCGCTGTCGGTGCGCGAGCTGGTCGCGGACGCGCTCGACCAGATGGGCGAGAAGTTCGCCGCCGCGGGCGTGCCCCTCTCGCTCCAGGTCGAGGCGGACGCGCGCGTGCAGGGAGATCGCCTCCGGCTCACCCAGGTGATCGACAACCTGCTCTCCAACGCGCTCAAGTACGGCGAGGGCAAGCCGGTGCGCGTGCGGGTGCACCAGGAGGGCGGCCGCAGCCAGGTGGCCGTCGAGGACCAGGGGCCCGGCATCGCCGCTGGCGACCGGCAGCGCATCTTCAAGCGCTTCGAGCGGGCCGCGGCGACGCGGAACATCGGCGGCCTGGGGCTGGGGCTCTACATCAGCCGGCAGATTGCCGAGGCCCACGCCGGAAGCCTGGAGGTCCACAGCGAGCCCGGACAGGGTGCGCGCTTCGTGCTCGAGCTTCCGCTCGCCTGA
- a CDS encoding glutathione peroxidase, whose protein sequence is MNLFDIPLTRIDGAPASLAAHRSKVLLLVNVASKCGLTPQYAGLEALYREKRAQGLEVLGFPANNFLGQEPGTEEEIATFCSSSYDVTFPLFSKISVVGVDKHPLYRELTQAAPQATGEGPMRQRLQGYGIATSPPGEVLWNFEKFLVGRDGRILGRFAPDVEASDPRLRSAIDAALAASA, encoded by the coding sequence ATGAACCTCTTCGACATCCCCCTCACGCGCATCGACGGTGCGCCCGCGAGCCTCGCCGCCCACCGCAGCAAGGTGCTGCTGCTGGTCAACGTGGCGTCGAAGTGCGGCCTCACCCCGCAGTACGCGGGGCTCGAGGCGCTCTACCGCGAGAAGCGCGCGCAGGGGCTCGAGGTGCTCGGCTTCCCGGCGAACAATTTCCTCGGCCAGGAGCCCGGCACGGAGGAGGAGATCGCCACCTTCTGCTCCAGCTCCTACGACGTCACCTTCCCGCTCTTCTCGAAGATCAGCGTCGTCGGTGTGGACAAGCACCCGCTCTACCGCGAGCTCACGCAGGCCGCGCCGCAGGCGACGGGCGAGGGCCCCATGCGCCAGCGGCTGCAGGGCTACGGCATCGCGACGAGCCCTCCGGGCGAGGTGCTGTGGAACTTCGAGAAGTTCCTCGTCGGCCGCGACGGGCGCATCCTCGGCCGCTTCGCGCCGGACGTGGAGGCGAGCGACCCGCGGCTGCGCTCCGCCATCGACGCGGCGCTCGCTGCCTCCGCCTGA
- a CDS encoding LysR substrate-binding domain-containing protein, which produces MSLRAHWLPALGAFEAAARHLNFARAGEELHLTASAVSHHVRRLEEMLGVVLFRRQARGVALTPEGQLLADATGGALGELNAAFTQLHASREEPRVRVSVLPSLARSWLLPRLGRFTQAHPKLRLVVDADRGAARFEDGGPDFALRYGRGPWPGLVARFLMDDVLFPAASPRLAGVKRVRTAEDVAALPLVDDVSPRWSEWFREAGVRGLRPEAAHTFSDSALALDAAAAGLGAVLARQRLAAAYLEDGRLVRLPGPSVSLGLAYYVVYPPHRVPGAAAQRFIAWLEREARAEGAVP; this is translated from the coding sequence GCATTGGCTTCCCGCGCTCGGCGCCTTCGAGGCAGCCGCGCGCCACCTGAACTTCGCCCGCGCCGGCGAGGAGCTGCACCTCACCGCGAGCGCGGTGAGCCACCACGTGCGCCGGCTCGAGGAGATGCTGGGCGTGGTGCTCTTCCGCCGCCAGGCGCGCGGCGTCGCGCTCACCCCCGAGGGGCAGCTGCTCGCGGACGCCACGGGCGGCGCGCTGGGAGAGCTCAACGCAGCGTTCACGCAACTGCACGCCTCGCGCGAGGAGCCGCGGGTGCGGGTGAGCGTGCTGCCCTCGCTCGCGCGCTCGTGGCTGCTGCCGCGCCTGGGGCGCTTCACCCAGGCCCACCCGAAGCTGCGGCTGGTGGTGGACGCGGACCGGGGCGCCGCGCGCTTCGAGGACGGCGGGCCGGACTTCGCCTTGCGCTACGGCCGGGGGCCCTGGCCGGGGCTGGTGGCGCGCTTCCTCATGGACGACGTGCTCTTTCCCGCCGCCTCCCCGCGCCTCGCGGGCGTGAAGCGGGTGCGCACGGCCGAGGACGTGGCCGCCCTGCCGCTGGTGGACGACGTGTCGCCGCGCTGGTCGGAGTGGTTTCGCGAGGCGGGCGTGCGGGGCTTGCGGCCCGAGGCGGCGCACACCTTCAGCGACTCGGCGCTCGCGCTGGACGCGGCCGCGGCGGGGCTGGGCGCGGTGCTCGCGCGCCAGCGCCTCGCCGCCGCGTACCTGGAAGACGGCAGGCTCGTGCGGCTGCCGGGGCCCAGCGTGTCACTGGGCCTCGCCTACTACGTGGTGTACCCGCCGCACCGCGTGCCGGGGGCCGCGGCGCAGCGCTTCATCGCGTGGCTCGAGCGCGAGGCCCGGGCCGAGGGGGCCGTCCCCTAG